From Vallitalea longa, one genomic window encodes:
- a CDS encoding GtrA family protein encodes MIKRLINYIKEIMQDERFQKIFRYVFIGGLTTLVNFTVFWLFTYLLNINLNIANVISIICAVIFAYVTNKIFVFRSKCDSTKEFLLEAFSFFSSRGVTMLIEVGGVYVLTSWLQIEAMISKVIISIIVLVLNYLFAQLLVFRKREKI; translated from the coding sequence ATGATAAAGAGACTAATCAATTATATAAAAGAAATTATGCAGGATGAAAGATTTCAAAAGATATTTAGATATGTATTCATAGGGGGATTAACAACTTTAGTGAATTTCACTGTCTTTTGGTTGTTTACATATCTCCTTAATATTAATCTTAATATTGCTAATGTAATATCTATAATATGTGCAGTTATTTTTGCATATGTGACTAATAAGATATTTGTATTCAGAAGTAAATGTGATTCCACTAAGGAATTTTTACTAGAAGCATTTAGTTTCTTTTCATCTAGAGGTGTCACTATGTTAATTGAAGTAGGTGGTGTATACGTTCTTACATCATGGTTGCAAATAGAAGCTATGATATCAAAAGTAATAATCAGTATTATTGTACTTGTATTGAATTACTTATTTGCGCAGCTTCTAGTGTTTAGAAAGAGGGAAAAAATTTGA
- a CDS encoding DUF6273 domain-containing protein yields the protein MKRNVWYFILFMILVVTGYLLINYPTTVGLADNCDFGRVIQPVGLASDENDKYFYAQQDFAYDREFNSLSEYIKFIINPGIHNISGYKSTHSVIVNLAQVINGVVKYSRYNKIYDFDIRAISILYLMLVSLGIVLLIKGFRYKNILFKILLSAIIIFIYFDKGYLVYFNSFFGEPLILVSLLIYIGSMLCIINGKRDKYILYIVNFIAGCIFIGAKVANIPLGILMIIFSGLLFYYKRDNKIRALIVMGSLCMLVTSVYYYVSVPKWMGDVNKYHSLFYGVLKDSDNPKEDLSYLDIDEKYLNLQGTHGYMDHSGFDIYSDEFREEVYKKATPMKISLFYLTHPDRLMDKIKLSAVSSTIIRPPYLGNYNRKDYDEGVKFDESFSLWEKLRKTAYESALFIIVVIFILFIITTILLTRRNKSRGDKKRNILPLVFRVMIILFAGSQFILPVIGNGEADLIKHMFLFNVLLDLTIIFIVADILKLLEKRRYKIIAGITGFIIICVVSSIVMNYSNNNKTMVFGKYNNEDIVWEILDETDDYYFIATNDVIDVMKFDEDDSNLWIDSDVRKWLNNETEEGFLYGFNAEEKEKIINTPIKTILSPDKNTLIEQGNKPHYWYCIPGYITQNVNEAYGSVNEERVFMLDVNDYDKHVVNKKKSRSYWLRTPYTNSRFVRVVGLDGFAYHKEANTSSIGIVPCMYIRKDGN from the coding sequence ATGAAAAGAAATGTATGGTATTTTATATTGTTTATGATTCTAGTAGTAACAGGTTATCTCCTGATTAATTATCCTACGACTGTGGGCTTGGCGGATAATTGTGACTTCGGAAGAGTGATTCAACCTGTAGGACTTGCTAGTGATGAAAATGATAAATATTTTTATGCTCAACAAGATTTTGCATATGATAGGGAATTCAATTCTCTTTCCGAATATATTAAGTTTATAATTAATCCAGGAATACATAATATCAGTGGCTATAAGTCTACACATTCTGTCATCGTGAATTTAGCGCAGGTGATAAATGGTGTGGTTAAGTATTCTAGGTATAATAAGATTTATGATTTTGATATTAGGGCAATATCCATATTGTATCTGATGCTTGTTAGTTTAGGAATAGTGTTATTGATAAAGGGATTTCGTTATAAGAATATATTATTTAAGATTTTACTATCAGCTATAATTATATTTATCTATTTTGATAAAGGATATTTAGTATATTTTAATTCCTTTTTCGGTGAACCTCTGATTTTAGTATCATTATTGATATATATAGGCAGTATGTTGTGTATAATTAATGGAAAAAGGGACAAGTACATATTATACATAGTGAACTTTATAGCAGGGTGTATATTTATCGGTGCAAAAGTCGCTAATATACCTCTAGGAATTCTTATGATAATATTCTCTGGATTATTATTCTATTATAAAAGGGATAATAAGATAAGAGCATTAATAGTCATGGGAAGCCTATGTATGCTTGTGACTTCTGTTTATTATTATGTATCAGTACCAAAATGGATGGGAGATGTGAATAAATATCATTCTCTATTCTATGGAGTCCTTAAGGATTCAGATAATCCTAAGGAGGACCTTTCATATCTTGATATTGATGAAAAATATTTGAATCTACAAGGAACTCATGGGTATATGGACCATAGTGGTTTTGATATATATAGTGATGAATTCAGAGAAGAAGTATATAAGAAAGCTACTCCAATGAAAATAAGTTTGTTTTATCTTACACATCCAGATAGATTGATGGATAAGATTAAATTATCAGCTGTATCCAGTACGATCATAAGACCTCCTTATCTAGGTAACTATAATAGGAAGGATTATGATGAAGGAGTTAAATTTGATGAAAGCTTTAGTTTGTGGGAGAAATTAAGAAAAACAGCATATGAATCTGCACTATTTATAATAGTGGTCATTTTCATCTTATTTATCATAACAACTATTCTTCTGACAAGAAGAAATAAATCAAGAGGAGATAAGAAACGAAATATTCTACCGCTAGTTTTTAGGGTAATGATTATATTATTTGCAGGAAGTCAATTCATATTGCCTGTTATTGGTAATGGAGAGGCTGATCTTATAAAACATATGTTTTTGTTTAATGTTCTATTGGATTTGACGATAATATTTATAGTGGCAGATATATTAAAACTATTGGAGAAAAGACGATACAAGATTATAGCTGGAATCACTGGTTTTATAATAATTTGTGTTGTATCCTCTATAGTCATGAATTATAGTAATAACAACAAAACTATGGTTTTTGGAAAATACAATAATGAAGATATAGTCTGGGAAATCCTTGATGAGACCGATGATTATTATTTTATTGCAACTAATGATGTGATTGATGTTATGAAATTCGATGAAGATGATTCCAATTTATGGATAGATTCTGATGTAAGAAAATGGCTTAACAACGAAACAGAGGAAGGATTTTTGTACGGATTCAATGCAGAAGAAAAAGAAAAAATTATTAATACTCCAATAAAGACTATTTTATCACCTGATAAAAATACATTGATAGAACAAGGCAATAAGCCTCATTATTGGTATTGTATACCTGGATATATAACTCAGAATGTTAATGAAGCATATGGTAGTGTCAATGAAGAAAGAGTTTTCATGCTAGATGTAAATGATTACGATAAACATGTAGTGAATAAAAAGAAATCAAGAAGTTATTGGTTAAGGACTCCATATACTAATTCAAGGTTTGTTAGAGTTGTAGGTCTTGATGGATTTGCTTATCACAAAGAAGCTAATACTTCTAGTATAGGGATTGTACCATGCATGTATATCAGAAAAGATGGCAACTAA
- a CDS encoding acyl-CoA thioesterase gives MYIHETKLKVRYVETDQMGIVHHSKYYPWFEIARGEFITETGMSYRDMEEAGIMMPVLESSCKYIQGAKYEDNLIIQAWISEMNPVKVIFNYNVVREKDDKIIAKGSTKHTFVNDDFKIVNIKKMKPEIWSKLQNINQ, from the coding sequence ATGTATATTCATGAAACCAAATTAAAGGTAAGATATGTGGAAACAGACCAAATGGGAATAGTCCATCATTCAAAATATTACCCATGGTTTGAAATAGCTAGGGGAGAATTCATTACTGAAACAGGAATGTCATATAGAGACATGGAAGAAGCGGGTATAATGATGCCAGTACTAGAATCAAGTTGTAAATATATTCAAGGGGCGAAATATGAGGATAATCTTATTATTCAAGCTTGGATAAGTGAGATGAATCCAGTTAAAGTAATTTTCAACTATAATGTGGTAAGAGAAAAGGACGATAAAATTATTGCGAAAGGCAGTACGAAACATACTTTTGTAAATGACGATTTCAAGATAGTCAATATTAAGAAGATGAAACCTGAGATTTGGAGTAAGCTTCAAAATATTAACCAATAG
- a CDS encoding sensor histidine kinase produces MDGISRILRRFVGATIIICIFLLVLDYTILASFVFKGMNGGHSPKKELKNIARDFNNNSSYELSEDTKKVLTEKRLWAILIDDSGDVIWNYRLPSDIPNSFTLTDIAKLSRNFLEDYPVFVWEHEYGLIVLGYPKKSFAKYQFQMPVSWISSLPMKVGIMFIINIVIALMLSVFVGTRLIKSVKPLIKGIHNLANEKPIFIKTKGVLMDIANSINQTSNILQEKNTKLKERDMARSNWIAGISHDIRTPLSMVLGYASELEHSTSIPMECKQQAGIIRQQGEKLRSLVNDLNLVSMLEYDMQPLNLTHVRLSKVARQVVVDFLNNGLDEKFVITLDVSDENILVIADEKLLIRAVYNLVLNSIVHNPDGCEILISTSVINNELCCFSVSDNGKGISEDKIENLTRLPYTSNDKNSNVNGHGLGLPMVARIAKAHKGQLILTSDNKKGLKAMVELPQYNNSDGRNN; encoded by the coding sequence ATGGATGGTATATCTCGGATTTTACGTCGTTTTGTAGGTGCTACAATAATTATCTGCATTTTCCTACTAGTTCTTGATTATACGATTCTAGCTTCTTTTGTGTTCAAAGGAATGAATGGTGGACATTCACCTAAAAAAGAGCTAAAAAACATAGCTAGAGATTTTAATAATAATTCAAGTTATGAGTTAAGTGAGGATACTAAAAAAGTATTAACAGAGAAAAGATTATGGGCTATACTTATAGATGATAGTGGCGATGTCATATGGAATTATAGATTGCCCAGCGATATTCCTAATTCATTCACATTGACTGATATCGCTAAACTTTCAAGAAATTTCTTAGAAGACTATCCTGTTTTTGTTTGGGAACACGAATATGGTTTGATTGTGCTTGGGTATCCAAAAAAAAGTTTTGCGAAATACCAATTCCAAATGCCTGTCAGTTGGATTAGTTCATTACCAATGAAGGTAGGTATAATGTTTATTATTAATATAGTTATAGCTTTGATGTTATCAGTTTTTGTTGGAACAAGATTAATAAAATCTGTTAAACCTCTGATAAAAGGTATACATAATTTGGCTAATGAGAAGCCTATATTTATAAAAACTAAAGGTGTTTTGATGGATATTGCCAATAGCATCAATCAAACTTCTAATATATTACAAGAGAAAAATACTAAGCTAAAAGAAAGAGATATGGCACGTTCCAACTGGATTGCAGGAATTTCCCATGATATACGTACACCATTATCAATGGTGCTTGGTTACGCAAGTGAATTAGAACATAGTACTAGTATACCTATGGAATGTAAGCAGCAAGCAGGAATTATAAGACAACAAGGTGAGAAACTACGATCATTAGTTAATGATCTGAATCTTGTATCTATGTTAGAATATGATATGCAGCCTCTAAATCTCACCCATGTAAGATTATCTAAGGTTGCAAGGCAAGTAGTTGTTGATTTTCTTAATAATGGACTTGATGAAAAATTCGTAATTACTTTAGATGTATCTGATGAAAATATATTGGTTATAGCAGATGAAAAGTTATTGATCAGAGCTGTGTATAATCTTGTATTAAATAGTATAGTCCATAATCCTGATGGGTGTGAAATACTAATCAGTACATCTGTTATTAACAATGAGTTATGTTGTTTTAGTGTTTCTGACAATGGTAAGGGAATATCAGAAGATAAGATTGAAAACTTAACAAGATTACCTTATACATCCAATGATAAAAATTCAAACGTTAATGGTCATGGATTAGGTCTTCCAATGGTAGCTAGAATTGCTAAGGCACACAAAGGACAGTTAATATTAACAAGCGATAATAAAAAAGGTTTAAAAGCAATGGTTGAATTACCACAATACAATAATTCTGATGGGAGGAATAATTAA
- a CDS encoding response regulator transcription factor — MESIKNKKILIVDDDIQIRNMIEEFLFKEGFYRIYKASNCVEAITFCRNKNPDIAILDVMLPDGDGFQLLSSIRKFSDIPVLFLSAKGEDEDRLLGLLLGADDYIVKPFLPKELILRLTAILKRVYTTITPKRLPNFQIRGCVIDLESAIVVRDEKEVTLTAKEHGLLLKLYENKGCIVTTDALCQAVWGDDYYSYENTLMVHIRRIREKIELNPSKPKSLITVRGLGYKLLVEGE, encoded by the coding sequence ATGGAAAGTATAAAAAACAAAAAAATACTCATAGTCGATGATGATATTCAGATAAGAAATATGATTGAAGAATTTTTATTTAAAGAAGGATTCTATAGAATATATAAGGCTTCCAATTGTGTAGAAGCTATCACTTTTTGCAGAAATAAGAATCCTGATATTGCAATATTGGATGTAATGCTACCGGATGGTGATGGATTTCAATTGCTTTCTTCAATAAGAAAGTTTTCTGATATACCTGTACTTTTTCTATCTGCCAAAGGTGAAGATGAGGATCGTTTATTAGGTCTATTATTAGGTGCAGATGATTATATAGTAAAACCTTTTTTGCCTAAAGAACTTATTTTACGACTTACTGCTATACTTAAAAGAGTGTATACAACTATAACGCCTAAACGCTTACCTAATTTTCAGATACGAGGATGTGTTATAGACTTGGAAAGTGCAATAGTAGTAAGAGATGAAAAAGAAGTAACTTTGACAGCCAAAGAACATGGACTCTTGTTGAAGTTATATGAGAATAAAGGATGTATTGTTACTACAGATGCTTTATGTCAAGCGGTATGGGGGGATGATTACTATAGCTATGAAAATACTCTAATGGTACATATCAGGAGAATAAGAGAAAAAATTGAATTAAATCCTTCAAAACCAAAAAGTCTTATTACAGTTCGAGGATTAGGTTACAAGCTGTTGGTTGAGGGGGAATAA
- a CDS encoding ABC transporter ATP-binding protein: protein MTTIVSTHQLSKYYSGVCRVDKVNMTVYEGDIYGFLGPNGAGKSTTLKMLLGLSKPTNGDVKIFGKNFNKNRQSILSKTGSLIESPSYYGHLTGLENMRIMQRLRNVPQKNIDEVLHIIRLENQKDKQVKHYSLGMKQRLGIAMALINFPKLLILDEPTNGLDPNGIREIRELIKSLPHRYGITVLISTHLLSEVEQMATSVGIIDNGNLLFQGSMDLLQKKSETCICIKSLNNTLARKILTANNYTFLPQVKDDFIAFRSINDNQIANINKLLVDSNIKVTRIEEHRKSLEDIFLELTGRERSL from the coding sequence ATGACTACAATCGTATCAACACATCAACTATCAAAATACTATAGTGGTGTTTGTAGAGTCGATAAAGTAAATATGACAGTATATGAAGGGGACATATATGGTTTTCTTGGACCTAACGGTGCAGGTAAATCAACTACACTGAAAATGCTTCTGGGACTTTCCAAACCTACTAACGGTGATGTAAAGATATTTGGTAAAAATTTTAACAAGAATCGTCAATCAATTCTTAGTAAGACTGGGTCTCTTATTGAATCACCTTCGTATTATGGACATCTTACTGGATTAGAGAATATGCGTATAATGCAACGTCTTCGTAATGTACCACAAAAAAACATTGATGAAGTTTTACATATAATACGTCTGGAAAATCAAAAAGATAAACAAGTAAAACATTATTCTCTCGGTATGAAACAGAGACTTGGGATTGCCATGGCATTAATTAATTTCCCAAAATTATTGATTTTAGATGAACCAACTAATGGTCTTGACCCTAATGGTATAAGAGAAATCAGGGAACTCATTAAATCTTTACCTCACCGTTATGGCATTACAGTCTTGATATCTACTCATCTATTATCTGAAGTAGAACAAATGGCTACTTCTGTAGGTATCATTGATAATGGTAATCTATTATTTCAAGGTAGTATGGATTTGTTACAAAAAAAAAGTGAAACTTGCATTTGTATAAAATCATTAAACAACACTCTAGCAAGAAAAATATTAACTGCCAATAATTATACATTTTTACCACAAGTGAAAGATGATTTCATCGCATTTAGAAGTATCAACGATAATCAAATAGCTAATATTAATAAACTGCTTGTTGACTCAAATATTAAAGTTACACGTATTGAAGAACACAGAAAAAGCTTGGAAGACATTTTCCTAGAACTTACAGGAAGGGAGCGAAGTCTTTAG
- a CDS encoding ABC transporter permease, giving the protein MKILILEYMKLRRKKIFLMITLFISVEIAWALMSVSIALSRNPSNSSWMSTMVTLSSMNGLFLPIISAVVMSRICDMEHKGNTWKLLMSVDINPRKVYGAKYLCGNFLLLYAVVLQAIAIIIFNILKGLSEPILFTMVLRFILGTSLANMAVLALQQWISLSIKNQSFALCIGMIGGFLGMTGDFFPIFVRRIFIWSYYSGLCPVAYYFDDESANYIIQNHSFGIFSIVIIIALIFYIVGNIHISRQEV; this is encoded by the coding sequence ATGAAAATTCTAATATTAGAATACATGAAACTGCGCAGAAAAAAAATATTTCTAATGATTACTTTATTCATAAGTGTAGAAATTGCATGGGCTCTTATGTCAGTAAGTATAGCTTTATCTCGTAACCCTAGCAACAGTAGTTGGATGTCAACTATGGTAACTCTATCATCTATGAATGGTTTGTTTTTACCAATAATATCAGCAGTAGTAATGTCAAGAATCTGTGATATGGAACACAAAGGTAATACTTGGAAATTATTGATGTCAGTAGATATAAACCCTAGAAAAGTTTATGGTGCTAAATATTTATGTGGAAATTTTCTGCTTCTATATGCTGTTGTTTTACAAGCTATAGCTATTATAATCTTTAATATACTGAAAGGATTAAGTGAACCAATACTTTTTACTATGGTACTGAGATTTATACTTGGAACGTCACTAGCTAATATGGCAGTTCTTGCATTGCAACAATGGATTTCTTTATCAATCAAAAATCAATCATTTGCTTTATGTATAGGTATGATTGGAGGATTTTTAGGTATGACAGGAGATTTTTTCCCTATTTTTGTGCGCCGTATTTTCATATGGTCTTATTATAGTGGTTTATGTCCTGTGGCCTACTACTTTGACGATGAATCAGCTAACTATATTATTCAAAATCATAGTTTTGGTATCTTCTCTATTGTCATAATTATAGCATTAATATTCTATATTGTTGGTAATATTCATATTTCAAGGCAAGAAGTATAA
- a CDS encoding ABC transporter permease, whose protein sequence is MLRKVISTEILKLRRSHIIIVLMILPIISIIIGSANYYFNQSILQKQWFSLWSQVSLFYSEFFLPVLIAICCSYICRLEHLNKNWNKVMTAPISASNVFIAKLIVTGLIILVLQIFFLALYFCAGKLLGLSSPFPSVIFTWFLKGCLSCITITSLQLLLSMRIKSFAAPIGISLCGVFIGLGMYVTKIGMLFPYSLLTIGMSALSGENLSLHDNILFFTNNIIFIILFSLIGIYRLKKVDINT, encoded by the coding sequence ATGTTAAGAAAAGTAATTTCCACAGAAATATTAAAACTTCGTCGTTCTCATATAATTATAGTACTTATGATACTCCCAATCATAAGTATAATAATTGGAAGTGCTAATTATTATTTTAATCAAAGTATATTACAGAAACAGTGGTTTAGTCTTTGGTCACAAGTAAGCTTATTCTATAGTGAATTTTTTTTGCCTGTACTTATTGCTATATGTTGTTCTTATATATGTAGATTAGAACATTTAAATAAGAATTGGAATAAAGTGATGACTGCTCCAATATCAGCATCAAATGTTTTTATTGCAAAACTCATTGTAACTGGTTTAATTATTCTTGTATTGCAAATATTTTTTCTTGCTCTTTATTTCTGTGCCGGTAAACTCTTGGGGCTATCATCACCATTTCCAAGTGTAATTTTTACTTGGTTTTTAAAAGGTTGTCTGTCTTGTATAACCATAACTTCTTTACAGCTATTATTATCTATGCGCATTAAGAGCTTTGCTGCTCCTATCGGTATTAGCCTATGTGGTGTCTTCATAGGTCTAGGAATGTATGTAACAAAAATTGGTATGTTATTTCCCTATTCATTATTAACTATTGGGATGAGTGCATTAAGTGGAGAAAATTTATCCCTTCATGACAATATATTATTTTTCACTAACAACATTATCTTTATTATTTTGTTTTCATTAATTGGAATATACAGGCTAAAAAAAGTTGACATAAATACTTAA
- the tnpB gene encoding IS200/IS605 family element RNA-guided endonuclease TnpB encodes MKINKAFKYRIYPNKEQLTLIHKTFGCTRFVFNRFLNQRIELYKNEEKSTTYVNQAKELTALKKDLTWLKEVDSVSLQSALRNLDTAFKNFFQKRAKYPRFKSKRNNIKSYTTKNTNNSIRIEGSMLKFPKLGLLKTKFHREIPRNHKILSATISQVPTGAYFVSITTEFEKEIIQVPSNGNIVGLDFSMKELFVSSENQRAKYPRFFRMLEAKLIKAQRKLSRMVRFSNNWDKQKIKVARIHYKIKNARSDFLHKLSTQLINKYNAIAIEDLNMKGMSQALKFGKSVSDNGWGMFIAMLKYKAELRGKQLVKIDRFYPSSKTCSICGAVKKDLKLSERVYTCECGNSIDRDLNASINIKNQGELLLQY; translated from the coding sequence ATGAAAATCAATAAAGCTTTCAAATATAGAATATATCCTAATAAGGAACAACTGACTTTGATTCATAAAACCTTCGGCTGTACTAGATTTGTATTCAATCGTTTTCTTAATCAAAGAATTGAATTATACAAGAATGAAGAAAAATCAACTACTTATGTTAATCAAGCTAAAGAGTTAACAGCTTTGAAAAAAGATTTAACTTGGCTTAAAGAAGTGGATAGTGTTTCTCTTCAATCTGCACTTAGGAATTTAGATACTGCTTTTAAGAATTTCTTTCAAAAGAGAGCTAAATATCCTAGATTCAAATCTAAAAGAAACAATATCAAATCTTATACAACCAAAAACACTAACAATTCAATAAGAATAGAAGGCAGTATGTTGAAGTTCCCAAAATTAGGATTACTAAAAACTAAATTTCATAGAGAAATACCTAGGAATCATAAAATATTATCTGCTACTATAAGTCAAGTACCTACAGGTGCTTATTTTGTAAGTATTACTACTGAATTTGAAAAAGAAATAATTCAAGTTCCAAGTAACGGCAACATAGTAGGTTTAGATTTTTCAATGAAAGAACTGTTTGTTAGCTCTGAAAACCAAAGAGCCAAGTATCCTAGATTTTTTCGTATGTTAGAAGCTAAACTTATCAAGGCACAAAGGAAATTATCACGTATGGTAAGGTTTTCGAATAATTGGGATAAACAAAAGATTAAAGTAGCAAGAATACACTATAAAATCAAAAATGCAAGATCGGATTTTTTACATAAACTATCTACTCAATTAATAAATAAATACAATGCTATAGCGATAGAAGACCTAAATATGAAAGGTATGAGCCAAGCATTGAAATTTGGTAAAAGCGTATCTGATAATGGTTGGGGAATGTTCATTGCAATGCTTAAATATAAAGCTGAATTAAGAGGAAAACAACTTGTGAAGATAGACAGATTCTATCCATCAAGTAAAACCTGTTCAATTTGTGGTGCAGTAAAAAAAGATTTGAAACTATCAGAAAGAGTATATACTTGTGAGTGTGGCAATTCAATAGATAGAGACCTAAATGCAAGTATAAACATTAAAAATCAAGGTGAATTGTTGTTGCAATATTAA
- a CDS encoding pyridoxal-phosphate-dependent aminotransferase family protein, producing MKNKLLMTPGPTYVSEEVRMAMSKPITNPDFDIDFYDYYRETCNKIKKMLHTENDVLILAGEGILGLEAACASLIEQDDKVLCIDNGIFGKGFGDFAKLYGGDVTFFSSDYTREIDVEKLESFLQENHDYKVATLVHCETPSGITNPIDKICPILDKYGIISIVDAVSSMGGEPLEVDKWKIDIVLGGSQKCISAPPGLTLLGISDRAWNKIMNRNKPVPSFYCNLSLWKNWYEDKWFPYTQSISDIYGLNEAVDRMLRDDSIVDRHRRLARGVRTALLEAGLELYPDSGFSNTVTTIMVPSSVDCKTILDDMANDYNIIISGAFDYLKDKVIRIGHMGENCYEEKLYITLKAIDSVLRKRNVTLKCKLHNKFVEVV from the coding sequence ATGAAAAATAAATTGTTGATGACACCCGGACCAACATATGTAAGTGAAGAAGTAAGGATGGCAATGTCAAAACCAATAACCAACCCAGATTTTGATATTGATTTCTATGATTATTATAGAGAAACTTGTAATAAGATTAAGAAGATGCTCCATACAGAAAATGATGTACTCATATTAGCGGGAGAAGGTATTCTAGGATTGGAAGCAGCTTGTGCATCATTAATAGAGCAGGATGATAAAGTTCTATGTATTGATAATGGTATATTCGGTAAAGGATTTGGAGATTTTGCCAAGTTATATGGTGGAGATGTAACATTCTTCTCTTCGGACTATACTAGGGAGATTGATGTAGAGAAATTAGAATCATTTTTACAAGAAAATCATGACTATAAAGTAGCGACTTTAGTTCATTGCGAAACACCTTCGGGAATTACTAATCCTATTGATAAAATATGTCCCATATTAGACAAATACGGTATCATCTCCATAGTAGATGCAGTTTCGTCAATGGGAGGAGAACCGCTAGAAGTTGATAAATGGAAGATTGATATAGTATTGGGCGGTTCACAGAAATGTATTTCAGCACCACCAGGATTAACATTACTTGGTATCAGTGATAGAGCTTGGAATAAGATAATGAACAGAAATAAACCTGTACCAAGTTTTTATTGCAACCTATCATTGTGGAAAAATTGGTATGAAGACAAATGGTTCCCTTATACCCAATCCATTAGTGATATATACGGTTTGAATGAAGCTGTGGATAGAATGCTTAGAGATGATAGTATTGTTGATAGACATAGAAGATTAGCCAGAGGCGTAAGAACAGCTTTACTGGAAGCAGGTCTAGAACTATATCCTGATTCAGGTTTTTCCAATACAGTAACCACAATAATGGTTCCATCTTCAGTAGATTGTAAGACTATACTTGATGATATGGCAAATGATTATAATATCATAATTTCAGGAGCTTTTGATTATCTGAAAGATAAGGTAATACGAATAGGACATATGGGTGAAAACTGTTACGAAGAAAAATTGTATATTACGTTAAAAGCAATAGACTCAGTTCTAAGGAAACGAAATGTTACTCTAAAATGTAAGTTGCATAATAAATTTGTTGAAGTAGTATAA